From the Devosia sp. FJ2-5-3 genome, the window CGAGCCGGTGGAGGTGATGTCGACGACGATATCGGCCACGCCTGAGGCGGGCGCAGCCTCGGTGGCGCCGAGGCTTTCCACGATCCGGTATTCTGCAATGCCGGCGCGGGAGAAATGCTGGCGCGTGATGGTGATATATTTGGTGGCGATGCGCATCCAGCGCCCATGCCGGGTGCGGAAATCGGACGCAACATCGGCCAGGTCGTGCAGATGGGTCACGTCGATCCAGGATTCGGGGACAGCGATGACAACGTCGGCATGACCGAAATCGAGCGATCTGGCGAAATGCACTGCCTCCGGACCGGTTTCGCTGGTTTCGTGGATGAGATCGCGGCCGGTGACACCCAGATCAATATTGCCGCGAATGAGCTCGCGGGCGATTTCCGAGGCGGGGAAGAAACGAACCGTGATGTCCGGCTCGCCCTCGACATGTCCGAGATAGGAGCGTGCGCCGCCGGGGCGGGAAATGGGGAAGCCGCGTTGGGCGAACCAGTCGCGCGTCAATTCTTCGAGCCGCCCCTTGGACGGCACGGCGAGGGTAAGACCAGTCATGGGGTAACCTCTGCCTCCAGCCGATCCACCCAGAGTGCGCAGCCCGAGGCGGCAATAGGGGCGCGAGCGCCGAGGCGTTCCAACAGGCGATCATATTGGCCGCCCGAGGCCAGGATGGCACCATCGCGGCCGAGCATTTCGAAGACGATGCCGGTGTAATAATCAAGGCGCGGCGAGAAGGCGGCATCGAACTCGATGCGGGCCTCGCCCAGCTTGTCGAGATGACGGCGAATGGCCCGAATGGGGGCCCCCAGCATCAGGCCATACTCGGCGGCGAGCGCCTCGATCTGGCGCAGGGCGCCCAGCACATCGCCGGAGATCGCAAGATATTTTCGCAGCAGCGTCAGGGTCTGGGCCGGCACGTGGGCGGCGTCCAGCGCCTGCTGCTCGATATAGCGGTCGGCGATTTCCTCGGGCGTGCGGCTTTCGGAAAGACTAAGACCGGCGGCGACCATGCGCGCGGTGACGTCCTCGATCAGCGCGTCGCGAACGGGCTGCTCGCTGCGTTGCAGATCTGGGGCGGCCTCGAGGCGATTGAGCAGACGCTCGAGCGCTTCGGTGTGGCCGAAGCGGTGCCGGATGCGCGGACGCCAGGCATCGGGCATGTCCGCCTGGACCAGCAGTGCTTCAAAGAGGCCTACCCCGCCCAGACGCAGGCGCGTGGGAATGCCGTAAATGGAGAGCGCCGCACGGGCGAAGGTGAGCACCTGATCGAGCGCGATGTCGCCATCGGGCTGGGCCAGGAGCTCGATGCCGGCCTGGTCGAATTCGGCGGCGCCATTTTCGCGCTGGCGAAAGATCGGGCCCATATAGGTAAAGGCTGCGGGCTGGCGCGTCGCATCGGCAATGTAGTCGGTGACGATGGGCAGGGTGAAATCGGGACGCAGGCAGAATTCCGAGCCGGTTGCGTCCGTGGTGAGCAACAGTCGTCGGCCGAATTCTTCACCCGCGAGGTCGAAATAGGGATTGGCATTGAGCAGGAGCGGCGGGGTGGCGCGACACCCGCCCTGCGCTTCGACGAGGGCTTCCAACTGGCTGCGACGGTAGGCGGAATTGGTCATTTCGTGTGTCCCAGAGAGCCGCCCGCCAAACACAATGTCCCCGCTTTCGCGGGGATGACACAGTGCGTGCTGATGGAAACGAGGCCAACCATGCTTACTGTTCGCTCAGGAGCTTCTGAATAGCAGGGACGAGGTCTTCACGCCTGATTTCGAACTGGCCAGGACGAGCGGCCTTCCATTCGGCGTTGTCGGTGATGGCCTCGGCGGCTTCCTTACCCGCGACCAGATCCTTGATCTGGAGGATCCCCTGCTCGCGCTCCTGGCTGCCTTCGATGATGACGGCAGGGGCATTGCGCTTGTCGGCATAGGCGACCTGCTTGCCGAAATTCTTGGTATTGCCCAGGAACATTTCGGCGCGGATGCCGGCGCGGCGCAGCTCGGCGACCATGGCCTGGTAACCGGCGGTCTCGGCCTTGTCCATGACTAGCACGACAACCGGGCCCACCGGTTCGGTGGCGCCGAGATTGCCCGTGAGCTTGAGGGCATTGGCGAGCCGCGAGACGCCGATGGAAAAACCGGTGGCCGGAACCGGCTCGCGACGGAAACGCGAGACGAGGCCATCATAACGGCCACCGCCGCCAACCGAGCCGAACACCACGTCCTGGCCCTTTTCGTTCTGAACCTTGAAGGTCAGTTCGATCTCGAAGACCGGGCCGGTGTAATATTCAAGGCCGCGGACCACGGAAGGATCGATCTTGATCTTTTCGACGCCGTAGCCGGCGGCGTCAAAGAGTGCCTGCATGGCGTTGAGTTCGGCAATGCCGTCATTGTCGGCCGGCGGCTTGCCCTCGACATAGTCGAGCACGACTGCCGCCTGGGCATCGGAGAGGCCGGCGCCCTTGGTGAAGTCGCCACTTTCGTCCTTGCGGCCGGCACCGAGCAGGAGCTTGACGCCCTCGGGGCCGAATTTATCGAGCTTGTCGACGGCGCGCAGGACGGTCAGTTTTTGCTCATTTGAGCTGACGCCGGCTGCTTCGAGCACGCCGTCGAGCACTTTGCGGTTGTTGACGCGCACGACATATTTGCCGGCTAGCCCGAGTGCATCCATGACGTCGGCCATCATCATGCACATTTCGGCGTCGGCTTCCGGCCCCCCTGCCCCGACATTATCGGCGTCGAACTGCATGAACTGGCGGAAACGACCAGGGCCGGGCTTTTCATTGCGGAAGACATAGCCCTGGCGGTAGGACCGATAGGGCTTTGGCAGGCTTTCGAAATTCTCGGCAAAGTAGCGGGCGAGTGGCGCGGTGAGATCGTAGCGCAGGCTCATCCACTGCTCGTCGTCGTCCTGCAGGGAAAAGACCCCGGCATTGGGCCGGTCGGTATCGGGCAGGAATTTCCCCAGCGTCTCGGTATATTCGAACAGAGGGGTTTCGACGGGGTCGAAGCCATAGCGCTCATAGACCTTGCGGATCGTCTCGATCATCTGCCCCACGGCGGCGATTTCGCCGGGGGTACGGTCTTCAAAGCCGCGCGGCAGGCGTGCGGTGATCAGCTTGGTCTTTTCGGTCATCTGGCAACTCTGGAAAGCGGTCGGTTCGACTAAGGGCGGACGCAGGGCGATGGGCAGGAACCGGCCCCCACTTCTATGGGACCTGCTCTAGCTTATAGGGTTTTGGGTGACAACAGGCGGCGCGGGAAAAGGCAGCCGGGGAGGACCCCGGCCGCCATGCACTATCAATGTCGGCTCCGCCGCCGGAGACTGACAACAGTGGTGGTGGTCGGCAGGGAATGCCAGAGAACGGGTTCTGCTACCGGCGGCAGGCCCAGATCGGCCCGCAGATAGGCAGGCACGCGGGCCGGTGCCCGGGGGCGGTTCAACCATGCAGAGAAGGCTGCGGCCAGAACGGGGACAAGTCCGCGCTGGTGCACCGCATCGGCGATGGAGAATTCAAGGCGCAGCACGATGCTGCGCTCGTCAAGCACGTTGGACGTCATTGCGGTTTCCGGCAGGGATTCCCCGCCGGCCTCTGATTGAGTTCAGGAAGGAAGCCAAAATCGGGACGCAAAACGACCCGGTTTTTTCAGGGCTTCAGTGGGGGAGTGTGTCCACGGGCATAGGGCGCGGAATGCGCCGACTATGCTGTGTCTCAGGCTCGCGAGATGACAGCGAGACGGTGAGATACCCAGGTATGGCGATGCGGATGATTATTCATATAGCGCCTCCCTGGTTGGCAATGCGGACGCCAGCCTTCTAAATCGCGGCAGCGTGATCGGCAACATCATTCTGCGGCAGCTTGTCGCAGTGCGCGCTATCTGTTGCCGCTGGGCAACAGCCCGCTCATGCGAAGCGAAGCGTTAACCCTGCCCGCTAGCGGAGGGTTAACCAGCCCGGTTGACCACTCATTGGGGCCTTGTCGGCAGAATGGCCCGCGCATGGATCGTTTGGGGACTGAAATGCGCGCTCTTGTTCGAAGCGGGTTAACGGCAATCATCGTTACAGTCATGGCGGGCGCGATGGCCCTGCCTTCGATGGCACAACAGCGCTTTGAACAGGGCTGGCGATTTGCCCCGCCCCCGGGGGTTACCCTCACGGAGCAAAAGCCGCGCCACGCGCTGATGCTGCAGGGGAATGCCAGGGTGCATCCACAATATCTTCGCCAGGTGGTCAGATACGCCACCAATGAGCGGTCGGGCACGATCGTAGTCGATACGCGGTCCCACTTCCTTTACTTCGTGCTCGGCGACGGGCGCGCGCTGCGGTACGGGATCGGGGTGGCCCGCGACGGCTTCGAGTGGAGCGGTTCTCATCAGGTCACGCGCAAGGCAGAGTGGCCGGGATGGACCCCGCCGGCGGAAATGCGCAAGCGGCAGCCGGGTCTGCCGGCCCATATGGAAGGCGGACCAAATAACCCGCTGGGCGCACGCGCGCTTTATCTGGGATCGACGCTTTATCGGATCCACGGGACGAATGAACCCTGGAGCATTGGCCAGAACGTTTCTTCCGGGTGCATTCGAATGACCAATGCCGATGTGACCGACCTTTATGAACGTGTAAAACTCAACACAAAAGTAGTGGTCCTTTAATAAGGATTTTCTTCGAGACTGCACCAAAGTCCGGTGCAGGAATGAGGCTTGAAAATCCATGTTGAGGTTGAACCGCATCGTTTCGCGTTTTGTCCGCGACGAAGGCGGCGCGTTTGCAATGGTGTTCGGCGTCATGGCGCTGGTGCTGATCGCGCTGGGCGGTGCGGTGGTCGATTATGTCTCCCTCGAGCAGAGCCGCAATCGCGCGCAGTTGGCGCTGGATGCGGCCGCTCTGGCACTGCAGACCGAAATCACCCGTCCCGGCTATGACGAAGAAAGCATCCGCGAACGCGCAGAGGCGCTGGTGCGCGAGCGCATCGGCAATGAAGACGTGCGGGCCGACATCGACGAAGTCCTCATCGACGCGGCGCGGGGTTCGCTGTTCCTCAGCGGCACTTTTGTCACGCAAACATATTTCGTGCGCCTGGTCGGGGTGCCTGAACTCGCGGCACGCTTCAGCTCTGAAGTCATTCGCGGCTCGCTCGACATCGAAGTGGCGGTGGCGCTCGATATTACAGGGTCGATGAAAGGCCAGCGGATCACCGACCTCAAGGCGGCGGCGACACGCCTAGTGGATGCAGTGGTGCAGGACGATCAGAGTCTCAACTACACCAAGATGGCCCTGGTGCCCTATGCGCAATCGGTCAATGTTTCCCCCTACCAAGTCCAGGTCCGGAGTCCCGAGCAGGCACCCGTTCCGGCGAGCAAGATGAGCTGGGCCTCCGGAAGCAAGAAGACCGGCGCAAGCGCCAAGCGAGACTCCAGCGGCGGGGGCGTGGTGGTCGACCTCTCCGGCCACGGTTTTTCGGAAAACAACTGGGTCTACGTTTGGAATTTCAACGGCTTTTCGTCGATCAACCACAAAGCCTTCCGCATCAGCAATGTGAACACCAATTCCTTCCGTCTGGTGGGCGCCAATGAGACGGGATGGAATAGTACTGCAAGTTCCGGCAATGTCATCAAGTGCGAACGCGCGAACTGCGAGGTCATGGTAACCTCCACGCGGCACGGCTACACCGATGGGCAATATGTCGTCGTCACCGATGTCGGGGGTATGACGGGTCTGAACTATCCCGTCCCGCAAACCAATGCCAAAGCCTTTGAGGTGAGCAGCGCCACCCGCGACACCCTGATCCTCAAAGGCTCGGTCGGTGGCGGAAACGAACCGGAACGTCTGAGCCATATCTCCAATACCGGCAAGCTTCACTGCACCTGGCAAACGGCGACGTCGGGCTGTGCCTTTTTGCGGTTTCCGACCGCGGCGGGCGGCTTCCAGACATTTCCGCTGACAAATTGCGTCACCGACAGGCCCGTCAACCCGACTGGCGACCAGCGCTTCTCGACGAATTTGGCGGGACGCAACTATGCGGAGTCGGGCAATAAGTGCATTTCCAGTCCAATCGTACCCCTGACGTCAAACAAAACCACCCTCAAGGGGGCCATTGCCTCGCTCACCACTGACGGCTCGACGGCGGGACATCTCGGCATCGCATGGGCCTGGCATATGTTGTCGCCCAATCTGGGATATCTCTGGAATGGCGAGGGTCCGCCGGCGGCTTATGACGAGCCAAACCTGCTCAAGGCCGCAATCATCATGACCGACGGGGACTTCAACACTGTCCACTGCAACGGCGTGGTGTCGTGGAGTTCGACCGGCGGCACAAGTAGTGGTCAGAACACCGATAAAATCGCCTGTAACGCTCCCAACGGCGCGCCCTATGTCCAGGCGCGGGCCTATTGCGATGCGATGAAGGCTACTGAAGAAATCGTGATCTTCACGGTGGGCTTCGGTATTGCGCAAGGCAGCGCTGCAGCGGACTTGCTGTCATATTGCGCCAGCGGGGCAAACAACGCCTTTCTCGCCAACAACGCCAGCGGACTGGACTCTGCCTTCCAGCAGATCGCCAGCAATATTTCCGCACTGCGGATCGCGAGATAGCTCCATCCCCTGTGAGATGCGCGCCGATCAGGCCAAAATGTGAACAGTGGGCCGGTGATAATATGCTAAAAGCGCGCAAATCATGCCGAAAGCAGCGGCACAACCGGAGCAGAACTATTGAATGGCATTGGGCTCCGGAGCGCGCTTCGGCACAATACCCAGGATGAGCATGACCGGCTCGATGCACAGATCGGCGACTTCTCCGATCTCCAAAGCTACAGATCCTTCCTTGTTGGCAGCTATCGATTTCGCAAATGTCTCGAACCTGCGACATCCACCATCGGGTTTTGGAACGCCGAGCTCCTGCTCGAAGAGCTGACACACGATCTTGAGGATCTCGGGGCCGGCATCGTATCCGCCCCGGTGACGGCGTTGCGCGCCGAAACGCAGGCGGAGCAGCTTGGACTGCTCTATGTCCTCGAAGGATCGGCGCTGGGCGCCCGCATTCTCTTCAGGCGGGCAGAACTGCTTGGTTTTACCCAGACCCATGGCGCGCGCCATCTGGCAGGCCAGGTCACTGATCCCCGGCGTTGGCGGAATTTCCTGACGATGCTCGAGAGCCTTGGCGACATCGACCAAAGCCTTGCCATACGCGGCGCCCGGGCCTGTTTTACGGCCGCACTCACTCATTTCATCGAGGTCCAAAGTGAACCCTCCCAATTCGCTTGACCTGACCAGCTGCGACCTCGAGCCGATCCATATCCCAGGTTCGATCCAGCCTTACGGCATCATGCTGGTGGCAGATCCGGGTTCGGGGCGCATCGTCGGCTATGCCGGCACCAAGGGTGTCGATGGCACATTGTTCGATCGCCCGCTCGACGAAGTGATCGGCTGGAGTGCGCAGGCGATCCGATCCAGCCTGCCGCGCACCGGCATGCAGGTGCTCGGTGACGTGCAATTCGATGGCGTCACCCGCGATGCGATCGCCTATGCCAGCGGGTCGCACCTTGTGGTGGAACTCACCGAAAAGGTCGACGGCACACGGATCGATGCGGCACTGCTCGCTACGCTCGACACGCTCGACGTGCGTCTTGAACGCGCGACCAATTTAACCGAGCTTTCAGCCGAAGCCGCGCAGATCTTCCAGCGGCTGACGGGCTATGGCCGCGTCATGGTCTATCAATTCGTGGATGAAGGCGCCGGGGTCGTGAGAGGGGAAAGCACCTCCGAGGGGCTGCCCAGCTTCATGCACCACCATTTTCCGGCCTCCGATATCCCGCGGCAGGCCCGAGCCCTCTATGTGCGCAACCGGGTACGGGTGATCGCCGACGTGCATTACCAGCCCGCTCCGATCGTGAGCGCGAGTTCGACCCTGCAGGAACTCGATCTCAGCGATTCCACCATACGCAGCGTGTCGCCGGTGCATCTGCAATATCTCAAGAACATGGGCGTGGCCGCGTCGGCATCCATGTCGATCGTCAAGGATGGCATGCTGTGGGGGCTGATCGCCTGCCATCACCACGAAAAGCGGGAACTTTCGCTCGATACGCGGATCGCCTGTCAGTCCATGGCGACGAGCCTGGCGCGCCTTATCAAGGTGCGGGAAGACAATGAGCTCTATCGCGAGCGGGTGCAATTGCGCAGTCGCGAGGACGCCATTCTCACACGCCTGGGGCCGGACAGCTCGCTGACCCGATTTTTCTCGCAATCCGGTCTCGATTTGGCAAAACTGCTCGATGCCGACGGTTTCGCCGCCGTGCAGGGCACGGACCTTTATTGCACGGGGAAATGTCCGGACGACGCCGACATCCGCGCCATGGCCGAGCATGTGCGCGTGGGGGCGCTGGCCAAGCCTTACGCCACGAGGCAATTGTCCAGGCAATTTCCGGCCGCGGCGCACTTCACCGAAACGGCGAGCGGGCTTCTGGCCGTCACCATGTCCACGGAAGTGCCCACGATCTTGCTGTGGTTCAGGGCCGAGCAACTCCAGACCGTCAAATGGGCCGGCAATCCGCACAAGGATGTCGCGCACGACCCAAGCGCCCAACTGACACCGCGCAGCTCCTTTGAAGAATGGGCGGAGAGCGTGAGGGGGCGCGCGCGCGACTGGAGCCTGTCCGAAACCGAATCTGCCTCGCGGCTGGTCCGCCTGCTGCTGGAAGCGCGCAAAAATAGTCGCATCCGCGAGCTCAACAATGAGCTGACCACTACGGTGCGCGAGAACGAGATTTTGCTCGAGCAACGCGGTTTCCTGCTCAAGGAAGTCAATCATCGGGTGCAGAACAGCCTGTCCCTCGTGGCGGCGTTCCTCAGGATGCAGGCGCGGGCCGCAGGCGGCGAGACACGGTCCGAACTGGAAGAGGCGCAGAGCCGGCTGATGGCGGTGTCGCTTGCCCACCGGCGCCTCTATCAGGATAACAGCGTCGAAGTCATCGACCTGTCCAGATATCTCACCGAACTCATGGATGAATTGGCAAAATCGCTGGAGGCCGGCTGGCGGGATGCGATTGCGCTCGATTTGGCGCCGATCCTGACCGATGCGGGGCGCGCAGTTTCGCTCGGACTGGTTGCGAACGAGCTGCTGACCAATGCGGTCAAATATGCCTATGAAGGCAGGCCAGGCCCCGTGAGTATCCGACTAGAGCAGCATCGCGACATGCTCCGCCTGATCGTCGCGGATCGCGGCCCCGGCATGAATGGCGGCGTGGCCGGAACCGGATTCGGCTCCAAAATGCTGCGGGTGCTGATGCAGAGTCTCGAGGGAAATCTCGATTACGAAGACAACCACCCGGGGGTCCGCGCCATCGTGACAGCCGCAATTCGGCAGGAACAATAGACTGCAGCGTTACCAGGAAAAGTGGACACCACTCTTCTGTTGGGAAGCGCCACAAAACGAGGACTTAGGGTGATTTCATCGCGTCAACGACGCGGTGAAATGCTCTAGATCGGGCGGCAAGCTGCCGCTCCACCTTGGGCGTCACCGACAAAAATGTTGGATTTTGGTGGTACCGCCTCCCCGGATTGAACGGGGGACCTCTAGATCCACAATCTAGCGCTCTAACCAACTGAGCTAAGGCGGCAAGCCAGCCGGGCGACACTGGCGTGCTCCCGGAAACGGGCGGAACATAGGTCGAGTTTGACGCAATGACAAGCACCGATTTTCCCCTGTGGACAGTGTGATTGCCGCAGGGCGTTTTCCCTCGAAAATGGGGGGTGCATGACCAATCGTTAGGACATGGGCCTTAACCATTGCAGAGAATGAATCGAGCCGAAGGGACTGCTGCACTGGATTCGGCCGGGCCGGCACTATATTTAAGAACACATGAAGAACTCAGGCCACCCGTTTCAAACTGGGACAATGGCCGCACTACATATTGGTCGAACGCGCTGCCTTATGGATGAACTCTGGACGACATTGCCCAATGCGCGCCGCGTTCTGCAACACGCTCAGGACGCGCGACCGGCATGGCTATGGTCCCAGGACGGCCAGCACCTGATCTGGGCCAATGACGCCGCCGGCCTGTTCCTGGCCAAAATCAAGAAACATGGCCTCAAGCGCGCCGAACCAGCCATACCGATCAAGGGACAGATCGCCCGGATCATCCGCCTTGGATCGCCGGGGCGAACAAGCCTTGCGCGCATCCAGTTCCGTGCCGGCGAAAAGCCCGTGTCGGCGACATGCGCAACGACGCCACTGGCCTGGGCGAACGACGAGAACGCCCTGCTCATTGTTGGCGTCGACCCCATAGACCCGGAAATCCTTGCCCTTCAGGATGCCGCCGATGAGCCGGTGCCGGAACCAGCGGCCGCGCCCTCGGCCGTGACCGAAATGGAGGCACTGGCGGCGGAAATCGAGGCGATCAGCTTGGCCGACGCCGAGATGGCAGGCAATGACGACACCGAGGTGACGACCGACGACACCGAAGAGCCCGTCCGGGGTGACATCGCCGGCGACAGCGCCTATGCCCGTGAGCTGCAGAACTGGCAGGATACCGACGCCGAGACGGCTTATCAGGCCAGCGCCGTCGGGACGGAAGCCGATGCGCCGGACGATGATGCCCTGCCCGAGGCTCTCCCCGCGGCAGAGCCCGGCGCCGAAACTGAACCCACCATCGACGACGGAGCCGCAGCGGCAGGGGAAACGCTCGTTCCACCCGAAAACGCCGAACCCGATCGGCGCCTCTTCCGGAGCCTGAGCCAGCTTGTCGACAGGCTGGCGGCAGATGAAAAGCTCTATGCGCCTCTCACCGATGCCGACGATCAGGCGCCCCCGGCCGCTGCGGAAACGCCGGCGCCGGAGGAAGAGACCGTTGACGCGCCACGTGTGCTCTACAAGCTTGTCGGACGCGGGTTTCGGCGCGATGACATTCCTGCACCCGATAGCAGCGAGACCGCTCAACCCCTCCTGGCCGAGCCGGTCGCTGCGACGACCCCGGACATTGCTGCGCCCGATCCGGAGATCGTCGAACGCGTTTCACGCTATAATTTCGACGAGCTGTCGCGCATCCTCAACGACCGGGTAGGCGATCGCGGGCAAGCTGAAAGCCTCGTCACGGACCCGGCGCCGCCGGCCAATTTGCAGCCGACAAACAGCGGCGCCTTGGTGAGCCTCGGCGGGGAAACCCTGGTGCTCAACCGATTGCCACTGGGCATTCTGGTGTTCCGCGACCAGCAGATCCTTT encodes:
- a CDS encoding L,D-transpeptidase, which codes for MRALVRSGLTAIIVTVMAGAMALPSMAQQRFEQGWRFAPPPGVTLTEQKPRHALMLQGNARVHPQYLRQVVRYATNERSGTIVVDTRSHFLYFVLGDGRALRYGIGVARDGFEWSGSHQVTRKAEWPGWTPPAEMRKRQPGLPAHMEGGPNNPLGARALYLGSTLYRIHGTNEPWSIGQNVSSGCIRMTNADVTDLYERVKLNTKVVVL
- a CDS encoding histidine kinase dimerization/phosphoacceptor domain -containing protein — translated: MNPPNSLDLTSCDLEPIHIPGSIQPYGIMLVADPGSGRIVGYAGTKGVDGTLFDRPLDEVIGWSAQAIRSSLPRTGMQVLGDVQFDGVTRDAIAYASGSHLVVELTEKVDGTRIDAALLATLDTLDVRLERATNLTELSAEAAQIFQRLTGYGRVMVYQFVDEGAGVVRGESTSEGLPSFMHHHFPASDIPRQARALYVRNRVRVIADVHYQPAPIVSASSTLQELDLSDSTIRSVSPVHLQYLKNMGVAASASMSIVKDGMLWGLIACHHHEKRELSLDTRIACQSMATSLARLIKVREDNELYRERVQLRSREDAILTRLGPDSSLTRFFSQSGLDLAKLLDADGFAAVQGTDLYCTGKCPDDADIRAMAEHVRVGALAKPYATRQLSRQFPAAAHFTETASGLLAVTMSTEVPTILLWFRAEQLQTVKWAGNPHKDVAHDPSAQLTPRSSFEEWAESVRGRARDWSLSETESASRLVRLLLEARKNSRIRELNNELTTTVRENEILLEQRGFLLKEVNHRVQNSLSLVAAFLRMQARAAGGETRSELEEAQSRLMAVSLAHRRLYQDNSVEVIDLSRYLTELMDELAKSLEAGWRDAIALDLAPILTDAGRAVSLGLVANELLTNAVKYAYEGRPGPVSIRLEQHRDMLRLIVADRGPGMNGGVAGTGFGSKMLRVLMQSLEGNLDYEDNHPGVRAIVTAAIRQEQ
- a CDS encoding ATP phosphoribosyltransferase regulatory subunit; translation: MTNSAYRRSQLEALVEAQGGCRATPPLLLNANPYFDLAGEEFGRRLLLTTDATGSEFCLRPDFTLPIVTDYIADATRQPAAFTYMGPIFRQRENGAAEFDQAGIELLAQPDGDIALDQVLTFARAALSIYGIPTRLRLGGVGLFEALLVQADMPDAWRPRIRHRFGHTEALERLLNRLEAAPDLQRSEQPVRDALIEDVTARMVAAGLSLSESRTPEEIADRYIEQQALDAAHVPAQTLTLLRKYLAISGDVLGALRQIEALAAEYGLMLGAPIRAIRRHLDKLGEARIEFDAAFSPRLDYYTGIVFEMLGRDGAILASGGQYDRLLERLGARAPIAASGCALWVDRLEAEVTP
- the hisG gene encoding ATP phosphoribosyltransferase, which produces MTGLTLAVPSKGRLEELTRDWFAQRGFPISRPGGARSYLGHVEGEPDITVRFFPASEIARELIRGNIDLGVTGRDLIHETSETGPEAVHFARSLDFGHADVVIAVPESWIDVTHLHDLADVASDFRTRHGRWMRIATKYITITRQHFSRAGIAEYRIVESLGATEAAPASGVADIVVDITSTGSTLVANGLRVLEDGVMLKSEANLIVSRTAPWPDEKKALLDDLLSRIGANGL
- the hisS gene encoding histidine--tRNA ligase, with product MTEKTKLITARLPRGFEDRTPGEIAAVGQMIETIRKVYERYGFDPVETPLFEYTETLGKFLPDTDRPNAGVFSLQDDDEQWMSLRYDLTAPLARYFAENFESLPKPYRSYRQGYVFRNEKPGPGRFRQFMQFDADNVGAGGPEADAEMCMMMADVMDALGLAGKYVVRVNNRKVLDGVLEAAGVSSNEQKLTVLRAVDKLDKFGPEGVKLLLGAGRKDESGDFTKGAGLSDAQAAVVLDYVEGKPPADNDGIAELNAMQALFDAAGYGVEKIKIDPSVVRGLEYYTGPVFEIELTFKVQNEKGQDVVFGSVGGGGRYDGLVSRFRREPVPATGFSIGVSRLANALKLTGNLGATEPVGPVVVLVMDKAETAGYQAMVAELRRAGIRAEMFLGNTKNFGKQVAYADKRNAPAVIIEGSQEREQGILQIKDLVAGKEAAEAITDNAEWKAARPGQFEIRREDLVPAIQKLLSEQ
- a CDS encoding pilus assembly protein TadG-related protein, which produces MNRIVSRFVRDEGGAFAMVFGVMALVLIALGGAVVDYVSLEQSRNRAQLALDAAALALQTEITRPGYDEESIRERAEALVRERIGNEDVRADIDEVLIDAARGSLFLSGTFVTQTYFVRLVGVPELAARFSSEVIRGSLDIEVAVALDITGSMKGQRITDLKAAATRLVDAVVQDDQSLNYTKMALVPYAQSVNVSPYQVQVRSPEQAPVPASKMSWASGSKKTGASAKRDSSGGGVVVDLSGHGFSENNWVYVWNFNGFSSINHKAFRISNVNTNSFRLVGANETGWNSTASSGNVIKCERANCEVMVTSTRHGYTDGQYVVVTDVGGMTGLNYPVPQTNAKAFEVSSATRDTLILKGSVGGGNEPERLSHISNTGKLHCTWQTATSGCAFLRFPTAAGGFQTFPLTNCVTDRPVNPTGDQRFSTNLAGRNYAESGNKCISSPIVPLTSNKTTLKGAIASLTTDGSTAGHLGIAWAWHMLSPNLGYLWNGEGPPAAYDEPNLLKAAIIMTDGDFNTVHCNGVVSWSSTGGTSSGQNTDKIACNAPNGAPYVQARAYCDAMKATEEIVIFTVGFGIAQGSAAADLLSYCASGANNAFLANNASGLDSAFQQIASNISALRIAR